The following are from one region of the Ignavibacteriota bacterium genome:
- a CDS encoding NAD(P)/FAD-dependent oxidoreductase produces the protein MMKKVIIVGAGFGGLTAAKILSRFDFDITIIDKTNHFVFQPLLYQVATTALSPADIAIPIRSVFSEFKNVEVLLGEVKLIDKEKKKVMFNGSELEFDYLIIATGSNHSYFGKDDWEKFAPGLKTMNDALKIREMILLSLETAEKESDPVMRQKYLNFVIIGGGPTGVELAGAISEIVIDNIIHDFRNITTLMTKVYLIEALPKILPSYPDKLSSHALEDLKKLRVEVILNEKVSEINERGIKVGERFIESSNVLWAAGNQASPLIKTLGTETDKTGRAIVRNDLSIKEDENIFVIGDAASLKNEKDEFFPAIAPVAMQQGKYVAKIISRNLSGKSRKKFKYNDKGTMATIGKAKAVGVVKGVKLWGLIAWLAWSFIHILYLIGFRNKLRVMAEWIWYYITNRPGIRLIVKYANDTLTKI, from the coding sequence ATTATGAAAAAGGTTATTATAGTTGGCGCAGGTTTCGGTGGTCTGACTGCCGCAAAAATTCTTTCCAGGTTCGATTTTGACATTACTATAATCGACAAAACAAATCATTTCGTGTTCCAACCACTTCTCTACCAGGTAGCAACTACTGCTTTATCTCCGGCTGATATTGCAATCCCCATCCGTTCAGTTTTTAGTGAATTTAAAAACGTTGAAGTTCTGCTCGGCGAAGTTAAGTTAATAGACAAAGAGAAGAAGAAAGTAATGTTTAATGGTTCCGAACTTGAATTTGATTATCTCATAATTGCAACCGGATCAAATCATTCATACTTCGGAAAAGATGATTGGGAAAAATTCGCACCGGGATTGAAAACAATGAATGATGCTTTGAAAATAAGAGAAATGATTCTTCTTTCACTTGAAACAGCAGAAAAAGAATCCGATCCGGTAATGAGACAAAAGTATCTCAACTTTGTAATTATTGGTGGCGGACCAACCGGTGTTGAACTTGCAGGCGCAATTTCAGAAATAGTGATCGATAATATTATTCATGATTTCAGGAACATTACTACCTTGATGACGAAAGTATATTTAATTGAAGCACTGCCAAAAATTCTTCCCAGCTATCCGGATAAACTTTCTTCTCATGCATTAGAAGATTTAAAAAAGCTTCGGGTTGAGGTAATATTAAATGAAAAGGTTTCTGAAATAAATGAACGGGGAATAAAAGTTGGTGAAAGATTTATTGAATCAAGCAATGTTCTCTGGGCAGCAGGAAACCAGGCATCACCGCTGATTAAAACTTTAGGGACCGAAACAGACAAAACCGGAAGAGCAATTGTCCGTAATGATCTTAGCATAAAGGAAGATGAAAACATTTTTGTTATTGGTGATGCTGCTTCATTAAAAAATGAAAAAGATGAATTTTTTCCTGCGATTGCACCTGTGGCAATGCAGCAGGGAAAATACGTCGCGAAAATTATCTCGCGGAATCTATCAGGAAAATCGAGAAAAAAGTTCAAATACAATGATAAGGGAACAATGGCAACTATAGGGAAAGCCAAAGCCGTTGGAGTTGTTAAAGGCGTGAAGCTCTGGGGTTTAATTGCTTGGCTTGCGTGGTCATTTATTCATATTTTATATCTTATTGGTTTTAGAAACAAGCTTAGAGTTATGGCTGAATGGATTTGGTACTACATAACTAATCGCCCGGGAATCAGATTGATTGTAAAGTATGCAAATGATACCCTTACTAAAATATAA
- a CDS encoding DUF362 domain-containing protein: MYKYIQTIFLGFFVVISSVGICSAQQKTDISAKPIVYMTRDITSDGLIAIYKALNHNLPGKVAVKISTGEPGGNNFLSPNLIKNLVQSVNGTIVECNTAYPGKRANTEDHKKVAEEHGFTAIAPVDIMDEEGSISLPFEQGVNIKEDFVGSHFTKYDSYIILSHFKGHAMGGFGGAIKNMSIGIASASGKMWIHTAGLTDDLNDFGKAFTTPQDNFLESMAEAAGAIMLSLGDKIVYINVMNKLSIDCDCSSNPKDPTMGDIGILASLDPIALDQACVDLVYKAHDGHDLIKRMEEKNAVHTLEHGEKLGLGSRTYELISIDN; the protein is encoded by the coding sequence ATGTATAAATATATTCAAACAATATTTCTAGGATTTTTTGTTGTAATTTCATCTGTTGGTATTTGCAGTGCACAACAAAAAACTGATATCAGTGCAAAACCAATTGTATACATGACAAGGGACATTACTTCCGATGGACTGATAGCTATATACAAAGCATTGAACCATAATTTACCCGGGAAAGTTGCTGTTAAAATAAGTACAGGTGAACCAGGTGGAAATAATTTTCTTTCGCCCAATCTGATCAAGAATTTAGTCCAGTCAGTAAATGGAACAATAGTAGAATGTAATACCGCTTATCCGGGTAAACGTGCAAATACTGAAGACCATAAAAAAGTAGCTGAAGAGCACGGCTTTACAGCAATCGCACCAGTAGATATTATGGATGAAGAAGGTTCCATTTCGTTGCCATTTGAACAAGGCGTTAACATAAAAGAAGATTTTGTTGGCTCTCACTTTACGAAATATGATTCATACATAATACTTTCACATTTTAAAGGACATGCTATGGGAGGTTTTGGAGGAGCAATAAAAAATATGTCTATTGGTATTGCTTCAGCAAGCGGAAAAATGTGGATTCATACTGCAGGGCTTACAGATGATTTAAATGATTTTGGTAAAGCATTTACAACACCACAGGATAATTTTCTCGAATCAATGGCTGAAGCAGCAGGAGCTATTATGTTAAGTTTAGGAGATAAAATTGTGTACATAAATGTGATGAATAAATTATCCATTGATTGTGACTGTTCTTCAAATCCAAAAGATCCTACTATGGGTGATATTGGAATTCTCGCATCACTTGACCCGATTGCTTTAGATCAAGCTTGTGTAGATCTGGTTTATAAAGCTCATGACGGACATGATTTAATTAAACGTATGGAAGAAAAAAATGCTGTGCATACTCTGGAACATGGCGAAAAGTTAGGGCTTGGAAGCAGAACATATGAATTAATAAGTATAGATAATTAA
- a CDS encoding NAD(P)-dependent alcohol dehydrogenase, which yields MESPNNISRRKFIQQSAVVGTGIMIAGSTAFGKQANGEVSMIENIKSKGYAATDTSGILSPWEFERRPVGDNDILIDIKYASICHSDIHQMKGDWGPQQYPQVPGHEIVGIVSAVGSNVTKFKVGDRAGVGCMVDSCMECDNCKHGEEQLCENGKTLFTYGYPDKTSPSGITQGGYSTNIVVRDHFAVHIPDHISFQEAAPLLCAGITTYSPLMNANFKIGDKVGVAGIGGLGHLAIKLAVSKGAEVYAFTTSPEKVNDILAFGAKEAIVVNDISKLSPYKGKLDYMISTIPVNYDIASYTSVVKPNGFFTQVGMPAAFQEKFNYFALAVSRVNVNASLIGGIPETQEVIHYCADNNIHPQIQIIKAEEISDAWKKVINKEARYRFVIDAATF from the coding sequence ATGGAAAGCCCAAATAACATTTCAAGAAGAAAATTTATTCAGCAATCCGCTGTTGTTGGAACAGGAATTATGATTGCCGGATCTACTGCATTTGGCAAACAAGCTAATGGAGAAGTGAGTATGATAGAAAATATTAAGTCTAAAGGTTATGCAGCAACTGATACTTCAGGTATTTTGAGTCCCTGGGAGTTTGAGCGAAGACCAGTCGGTGATAATGATATTTTAATTGATATTAAATATGCGAGCATCTGTCATTCCGATATTCACCAGATGAAAGGAGATTGGGGACCACAACAGTATCCGCAAGTTCCGGGACATGAGATAGTTGGGATTGTCTCTGCTGTTGGTAGTAACGTAACAAAATTCAAAGTTGGCGATAGAGCCGGGGTTGGTTGTATGGTAGATAGCTGTATGGAATGCGACAACTGCAAACACGGTGAAGAACAATTATGCGAAAATGGTAAAACACTTTTTACCTACGGATATCCTGATAAAACATCGCCTTCAGGAATTACTCAAGGTGGATATTCAACTAACATTGTTGTGAGAGATCACTTTGCAGTTCATATACCAGATCATATCAGTTTTCAGGAAGCTGCACCATTGCTTTGTGCTGGTATTACTACATATTCTCCATTGATGAACGCTAATTTCAAAATAGGAGATAAAGTGGGCGTGGCAGGAATTGGTGGATTGGGACATTTGGCTATAAAATTAGCTGTGTCTAAAGGTGCCGAAGTATATGCCTTTACAACATCTCCGGAAAAAGTAAATGATATTTTGGCGTTTGGAGCTAAAGAAGCAATTGTAGTAAATGATATTTCAAAATTATCTCCCTATAAAGGCAAATTAGATTATATGATTTCAACAATTCCTGTGAACTATGATATTGCTTCTTATACATCAGTTGTAAAGCCCAATGGATTTTTTACACAAGTAGGAATGCCGGCCGCTTTTCAAGAGAAGTTCAACTATTTTGCTTTAGCTGTTTCTCGTGTAAACGTTAATGCTTCACTTATAGGCGGGATACCAGAAACACAAGAGGTTATTCACTATTGTGCTGATAACAATATTCATCCTCAAATTCAAATTATCAAAGCTGAAGAAATTAGTGATGCCTGGAAAAAAGTTATTAACAAAGAAGCTCGTTACAGATTTGTAATCGATGCAGCAACATTTTAA
- a CDS encoding NAD(P)H-binding protein: MKKIIILGASGSLAKYVIEKLKTENDIHLTLFLRNKKRLHDLDVSGCTVVEGDVLNYNTLKDAIQGQDIVYVNLAGDLGKMTTNIVKAMNETGVKRIIATSSIGIYVTPLKPVLAPYRALADIIEASDLDYTILRPTWFTNLPAGQAGNDEIDYEITHKGEPEKGSIISRKSIAAFVSEIINNPDKYRKQNLGINKPEP, from the coding sequence ATGAAAAAGATAATTATACTCGGTGCCAGTGGAAGTCTGGCAAAATATGTAATCGAAAAACTTAAAACAGAAAATGATATTCACCTTACTTTGTTTTTAAGGAACAAAAAAAGATTGCATGATTTGGATGTGTCTGGATGTACTGTAGTTGAGGGTGATGTTTTGAATTACAATACTTTGAAAGATGCAATTCAGGGACAGGATATTGTTTATGTTAATCTTGCCGGTGATTTAGGAAAGATGACAACAAATATTGTTAAAGCAATGAACGAAACAGGTGTGAAAAGAATAATCGCCACTAGTTCCATAGGTATTTATGTAACACCGTTAAAACCTGTGTTAGCACCTTACAGAGCATTGGCTGATATTATCGAAGCATCAGATCTTGATTACACAATTCTGCGTCCAACCTGGTTTACAAACCTGCCTGCCGGTCAGGCAGGTAATGATGAAATTGATTATGAAATAACACATAAAGGTGAACCGGAAAAAGGAAGTATAATTTCACGTAAAAGTATCGCTGCATTTGTTTCGGAAATTATTAATAATCCGGATAAATATAGAAAACAGAATTTGGGAATAAATAAACCTGAACCATAA
- a CDS encoding RNA-binding protein, producing the protein MNIYVGNLSSDVKEDDLNELFSQYGKVSSAKVIRDMFTQESRGFGFVEMPGQAEAMKAIETLNTFELKGKKLVVNEARPPKDRKGGGGGRGAGGARGGGGRGGRR; encoded by the coding sequence ATGAACATTTACGTAGGCAATCTTTCATCTGACGTTAAAGAAGATGACCTCAATGAGCTTTTTTCGCAGTATGGTAAGGTTAGCAGTGCGAAAGTAATCCGCGATATGTTTACACAAGAATCGAGAGGATTTGGATTTGTTGAAATGCCCGGACAGGCAGAAGCAATGAAAGCTATTGAAACACTCAACACCTTTGAGCTGAAGGGAAAGAAACTGGTAGTTAATGAAGCTCGTCCGCCAAAAGATAGAAAAGGCGGCGGAGGCGGTCGTGGTGCCGGTGGTGCTCGTGGTGGTGGTGGCAGAGGTGGAAGAAGATAA
- the tkt gene encoding transketolase — MSNKDINQLSINTIRFLAVDAVQKANSGHPGMPMGCAPIAYRLYTKYMKHNPANSHWLNRDRFILSAGHGSMLLYSILHLCGYKISMNDLKSFRQWKSITPGHPEFGLTDGVETTTGPLGQGFSNAVGMAIAQEYLASLFNKPEIKILDHFIYGICSDGDLMEGISHEAASLAGHLKLSKLIFFYDDNGITIDGKTSLAFSEDIKKRFEAYHWQVLTVNDVNDISQIDKAVEEAQKEKNKPTLIITKTNIGFGSPNKQDSASAHGSPLGEAEVKLTKKNLGWWEDKFFYIPDEVSDHFNQLKNNFSNYEDEWNKLFETYKKKYPNAAEQFVKVFNYDFGDLWINALPAYTNYSEKIATRSASGKVINSIVEYLPTLIGGSADLHPSNDTYINNSSNFSAENRAGRNFHFGIREHGMGGVLNGMAIYGGLIPYGGTFLIFSDYMRPSIRLASLSGVRPIYIYTHDSVGLGEDGPTHQPIEHLASLRAIPKLIVIRPADANETVEAWKFAIEHKGSPVAIALTRQKIPVIDRTKFATAENLSKGAYVLNQSEKNPEVILMASGSEVSLALEAFNALQSEGIKTRVVSFPSWEIFEAQSGEYKESVFPKSVKARISIEAGVKQGWEKYIGDFGEAISIEKFGASAPYEIIFKEYGFTKEAVVVSVKRVLGKIQSKNKV; from the coding sequence ATGTCAAATAAAGATATTAATCAATTATCAATTAATACTATTCGCTTCCTTGCTGTTGATGCTGTTCAGAAAGCTAACTCCGGTCATCCCGGAATGCCGATGGGCTGCGCACCAATTGCATATCGACTTTATACAAAATATATGAAGCACAACCCTGCAAACTCACATTGGTTGAACCGCGACAGATTTATTCTCTCTGCCGGACACGGAAGTATGTTGTTGTATTCAATTCTTCATCTTTGCGGATACAAAATTTCAATGAATGATTTGAAAAGTTTCCGTCAATGGAAGAGTATTACTCCCGGACATCCTGAGTTTGGATTAACAGATGGAGTTGAAACAACTACAGGACCACTCGGACAAGGTTTTTCAAATGCTGTCGGGATGGCAATTGCACAAGAATACCTTGCATCACTTTTTAATAAACCGGAAATAAAAATTCTTGATCATTTTATTTACGGAATTTGCAGCGATGGTGATCTGATGGAAGGAATTTCTCACGAAGCCGCATCACTTGCCGGACATTTGAAGCTGAGTAAATTAATTTTCTTTTATGATGATAATGGAATCACAATTGACGGGAAAACAAGTCTTGCATTTTCAGAAGATATTAAAAAAAGATTTGAAGCTTACCACTGGCAGGTTTTAACTGTCAATGATGTAAATGATATTTCACAAATTGATAAAGCAGTAGAAGAAGCTCAGAAAGAAAAGAACAAACCAACATTAATTATTACAAAAACAAATATAGGGTTTGGCAGCCCGAACAAACAGGACTCAGCTTCTGCTCACGGTTCACCGCTTGGAGAAGCTGAAGTTAAATTAACAAAAAAGAATCTTGGATGGTGGGAAGATAAATTTTTTTATATACCCGATGAAGTGAGTGATCATTTCAATCAGTTGAAAAATAATTTCAGCAATTACGAAGATGAATGGAATAAGCTTTTTGAAACTTATAAGAAAAAATATCCGAATGCTGCCGAACAATTTGTAAAAGTATTCAATTATGATTTTGGTGATCTCTGGATTAATGCTCTTCCGGCATACACAAACTATTCGGAGAAAATTGCTACCAGAAGTGCTTCGGGAAAAGTAATCAATTCTATTGTTGAGTATCTTCCTACACTAATTGGCGGTTCGGCTGATCTCCATCCATCTAACGATACATACATAAATAATTCATCAAACTTCTCTGCAGAGAACAGAGCCGGTAGAAATTTTCATTTTGGAATTCGTGAACACGGAATGGGCGGAGTTTTAAATGGAATGGCTATTTACGGTGGATTAATTCCATACGGCGGAACATTTCTGATTTTTTCTGATTATATGCGACCATCAATTCGGCTTGCATCACTTTCAGGTGTTCGTCCAATTTATATTTATACTCACGACAGTGTCGGACTTGGAGAGGATGGTCCGACGCATCAGCCGATTGAACATCTGGCTTCACTGCGTGCAATTCCGAAATTAATTGTTATCAGACCTGCAGATGCAAATGAAACGGTTGAAGCATGGAAATTTGCAATCGAACATAAAGGAAGTCCTGTTGCAATCGCTTTAACGCGGCAAAAAATTCCGGTGATTGACAGAACAAAATTTGCAACAGCGGAAAATTTATCGAAAGGTGCATACGTACTTAATCAATCAGAAAAAAATCCCGAAGTAATTTTGATGGCTTCTGGTTCTGAAGTATCGCTTGCACTTGAAGCATTTAATGCACTTCAATCTGAAGGAATTAAGACAAGAGTTGTAAGCTTTCCAAGCTGGGAAATATTTGAAGCACAATCAGGAGAGTATAAAGAATCAGTTTTTCCAAAATCTGTTAAAGCAAGAATTTCAATCGAGGCTGGTGTAAAGCAAGGGTGGGAGAAATATATTGGTGATTTCGGTGAAGCAATCAGCATAGAAAAATTTGGTGCTTCGGCTCCTTACGAAATTATTTTTAAAGAATATGGTTTTACTAAAGAAGCAGTTGTTGTTTCTGTGAAGAGGGTTTTGGGGAAAATACAGAGTAAAAATAAAGTATAG
- a CDS encoding NAD(P)H-binding protein, with product MKKIVVLGAGLVGRTIALELSKDYQVTAVDSNITPLKNLKDKKIKKIKANLSSDSEIKKVIKNCDLVICALPGFMGFKSLKSIINAGKNVVDISFFPEDQFLLDNLAKKKNVTAIVDCGVAPGLANIILGYHNQKMKISNYKCLVGGLPYKRKWPFEYKAFFSPIDVIAEYTRPARLVVDGKIVEKEALSDSEIINFARVGKLEAFNTDGLRSLLKTMKIPNMVEKTMRYPGHIELMKIFREVGLFGEDEIEIKNKKIKPIDLTAKLLFPFWSPIKGERDFTVLDILIEGNQNGRKNSHHYFIFDEYDPKEENSSMARTTGFTCCAAARYVLEKNYSRKGICPSEYLGEDDNCFDSIISYLKTKGIKIGHSKK from the coding sequence ATGAAAAAAATAGTAGTTCTCGGTGCCGGATTAGTAGGAAGAACAATTGCTCTCGAACTTTCCAAAGATTATCAAGTCACTGCTGTTGATTCAAATATAACGCCGCTGAAAAATCTTAAGGACAAAAAAATAAAAAAGATCAAAGCAAATCTTTCCTCAGATTCTGAAATTAAAAAAGTGATTAAGAATTGTGATCTTGTAATTTGTGCACTTCCGGGTTTTATGGGATTCAAATCATTGAAGTCAATCATCAATGCAGGTAAAAATGTTGTTGATATTTCTTTCTTTCCCGAAGATCAATTTCTGCTGGATAATCTTGCAAAGAAAAAAAATGTAACTGCAATAGTTGATTGTGGGGTTGCACCGGGATTAGCAAATATCATTCTTGGTTATCACAACCAGAAAATGAAAATATCAAATTATAAATGCCTGGTTGGAGGGCTTCCTTACAAACGCAAATGGCCTTTCGAATACAAAGCATTCTTTTCTCCAATTGATGTGATTGCAGAATATACTCGTCCGGCAAGATTAGTTGTTGATGGAAAGATAGTTGAAAAAGAAGCATTATCAGATTCTGAAATTATTAATTTTGCAAGGGTTGGAAAACTTGAAGCGTTCAATACAGATGGATTGAGATCATTACTGAAGACGATGAAGATTCCGAATATGGTTGAAAAGACAATGCGATATCCCGGACATATTGAACTGATGAAAATTTTCAGAGAAGTTGGATTATTTGGCGAAGACGAAATTGAAATAAAAAATAAAAAAATTAAGCCGATTGATCTGACCGCAAAATTACTTTTTCCATTCTGGTCACCAATAAAAGGTGAAAGAGATTTTACTGTACTTGATATTTTAATTGAAGGAAATCAAAACGGCAGAAAAAATTCTCACCATTATTTTATTTTTGATGAGTATGATCCCAAAGAAGAAAATTCATCGATGGCGAGAACAACAGGGTTTACCTGCTGTGCAGCAGCAAGATATGTGCTCGAAAAGAACTATAGTAGAAAAGGAATTTGTCCGTCCGAATATCTTGGCGAAGATGATAATTGCTTCGATTCCATAATTTCATATTTGAAAACTAAAGGAATTAAAATAGGTCATTCAAAAAAATAG
- a CDS encoding helix-turn-helix transcriptional regulator gives MKHFKSISEFDEMEGFPPPEHPLFSLNELERKSILEKNMEFACEFYIIGFKKVKAGEILYGNTKYDHNKGHMFFIKPNQKLFVRGLEFAEKGFILHIHEDFLMGHPLFTEIKKYSFFDYEINEALHLSPREKEVMWSLFHKMEKEYHDNPDEFSKSIILSHLDSLLKYAQRFYKRQFIDRKPLIGKTITKFNENLNLYFDKGEAEDKGLPTVNFIASQLNISPKYLSDLLKQETGKTALELIHLYVISEAKNMLVTGEQSISEIAYRLGFENPPYFSRLFKKEVGVSPKEFKHQILN, from the coding sequence ATGAAACACTTTAAAAGTATAAGTGAATTTGATGAGATGGAAGGATTTCCGCCACCGGAACATCCTTTATTCAGTTTAAATGAACTTGAAAGAAAATCAATTCTGGAAAAGAACATGGAGTTTGCTTGCGAATTCTACATAATCGGCTTTAAAAAAGTAAAAGCTGGGGAAATATTGTATGGCAATACAAAATATGACCATAATAAAGGTCATATGTTTTTCATAAAACCAAATCAAAAGCTTTTTGTACGCGGTCTTGAGTTTGCTGAGAAAGGATTTATTCTGCATATTCATGAGGATTTTTTGATGGGGCATCCTTTGTTTACAGAAATTAAGAAGTACAGTTTCTTCGATTATGAAATTAATGAAGCACTTCATCTTTCGCCGAGAGAAAAAGAAGTTATGTGGTCGTTGTTTCATAAAATGGAAAAAGAGTATCATGATAATCCCGATGAGTTTAGTAAATCGATTATTCTCTCTCATCTTGATTCTCTTTTGAAGTACGCACAGCGATTTTATAAAAGACAATTCATTGACCGGAAGCCATTGATTGGAAAAACAATAACAAAATTTAATGAGAACCTGAATTTATATTTTGATAAAGGCGAAGCAGAAGACAAAGGATTACCAACCGTGAATTTTATTGCCTCACAACTTAATATCTCGCCAAAATACTTAAGCGATTTATTGAAGCAGGAAACTGGTAAGACAGCATTAGAGTTGATCCATCTCTATGTAATCTCCGAAGCCAAAAATATGCTCGTTACAGGCGAACAAAGTATTTCAGAGATTGCTTATCGATTAGGATTTGAGAATCCGCCATACTTTTCCAGATTGTTTAAGAAAGAAGTGGGTGTAAGTCCCAAAGAATTTAAACATCAAATTCTTAACTGA